One window from the genome of Cucumis melo cultivar AY chromosome 10, USDA_Cmelo_AY_1.0, whole genome shotgun sequence encodes:
- the LOC103488786 gene encoding uncharacterized protein LOC103488786: protein MTLLQQNSIFGILRRSFILFIPVLYLSPALPSVASFRHFRSPVATMSQSHSPPVANKVEHKMELFGDVRIDNYYWLRDDSRKNPDVLSYLQQENAYTDSVMSGTKKVEQQIYSEIRGRIKEDDVTVPERRGSYYYYERTLEGKEYVQYCRRFVPRGEEEAISVHDTMPTGPNAPPEHVILDENVKAENQSYYSIGCFEVSPNNKLVAYAEDTKGDEIYTVYIIDAETGAPVGKPLVGVTSYLKWAGDDALVYITMDEILRPDKAWLHKLGTEQSKDTCLYHEKDDMFSLDLQASESKKYLFIASESKFTRFNFYLDVSRPEDGLVVLTPRVDGIDTYPSHRGNHFFILRRSEEIFNSEVVACPLDNISATTVILPHRESVKIQDIQLFLNHIVIFEREDGLPKVVVYSLPDIGEPLKTLEGGRAVDFADATYSVDAEESEFSSSILRFCYSSMKTPLSTYDYDMKTGVSVLKKVETVLGGFDSNKYVTERKWATALDGTKVPLSIVYRKDLVKLDGSDPLLLYGYGSYEICVDPSFKPSRISLLDRGFIYVIAHIRGGGEMGRQWYENGKLLKKKNTFTDFISSAEYLIENKYCSKEKLCINGRSAGGLLIGAVINMRPDLFKAAVAGVPFVDVLTTMLDPTIPLTTSEWEEWGDPRKEEFYFYMKSYSPVDNVKAQNYPDILVTAGLNDPRVLYSEPAKFVAKLRATKTDNNLLLFKCELGAGHFSKSGRFEKLQEDAFTYAFILKSLNMIPALGN from the exons ATGACGCTATTGCAACAAAACAGCATATTTGGTATACTTAGGAGAAGCTTCATTCTCTTTATTCCCGTACTCTACCTTTCGCCGGCACTACCGTCGGTAGCTTCATTCCGTCACTTCCGATCACCGGTTGCTACAATGAGCCAATCTCACTCTCCTCCGGTCGCCAACAAGGTGGAGCATAAAATGGAGTTGTTCGGAGACGTAAGGATCGACAACTATTACTGGTTACGTGACGATTCTCGCAAAAACCCCGATGTTCTTTCGTATCTGCAGCAGGAGAATGCCTATACAGATTCCGTCATGTCCG GAACAAAGAAAGTGGAACAGCAGATTTATAGTGAGATAAGAGGACGAATCAAGGAGGATGATGTAACTGTGCCTGAACGGAGAGGTTCTTACTATTACTATGAGAGGACTTTGGAAGGGAAGGAATATGTTCAATATTGTAGGCGTTTTGTTCCTCGTGGTGAAGAAGAAGCTATCTCTGTGCACGATACCATGCCCACTGGACCTAATGCTCCTCCAGAGCATGTTATATTGGATGAAAATGTCAAGGCCGAGAATCAATCTTACTACTCCATTGGTTGCTTTGAG GTAAGTCCAAACAACAAGCTAGTGGCGTATGCAGAAGACACTAAAGGAGATGAAATCTATACGGTTTATATAATCGATGCCGAGACTGGAGCTCCTGTGGGAAAGCCTCTTGTAGGTGTGACCTCGTATCTCAAATGGGCTGGTGATGATGCTTTAGTTTACATCACAATGGATGAGATTCTTCGACCTGATAAG GCATGGTTACATAAACTGGGAACAGAGCAGTCAAAGGACACCTGCCTTTATCATGAAAAGGATGACATGTTCTCTCTTGATCTTCAAGCTTCTGAGAGCAAGAAATATTTGTTTATTGCATCTGAAAGTAAATTTACTAGGTTCAACTTTTATCTTGACGTTTCAAGGCCCGAAGATGGGCTTGTTGTCTTGACACCTAGAGTGGATGGAATTGACACTTACCCCAGTCATCGTGGAAATCACTTTTTTATCCTGAGACGAAGTGAAGAGATTTTTAATTCAGAAGTAGTAGCTTGCCCACTTGATAATATATCAGCTACCACAGTTATTCTTCCGCACAGGGAAAG TGTGAAAATCCAGGACATACAACTATTTCTTAACCACATCGTCATATTCGAACGTGAAGATGGTCTACCGAAAGTTGTTGTCTATAGCCTCCCAGATATTGGAGAACCACTTAAAACCCTTGAAGGAGGACGAGCTGTGGATTTTGCTGATGCGACTTATTCAGTGGATGCTGAAGAATCAGAATTCTCTTCCAGTATTTTACGGTTTTGTTACAGCTCAATGAAGACACCCCTCTCTACATATGATTATGATATGAAAACAGGAGTGTCCGTTCTAAAGAAAGTTGAAACA GTGTTGGGAggttttgattctaataaatatGTCACAGAGAGGAAATGGGCAACTGCTTTAGATGGCACTAAAGTTCCCCTATCAATTGTTTACCGAAAGGATCTAGTGAAACTTGATGGTTCAGACCCACTTCTACTTTACGGCTATGGTTCTTATGAG ATATGCGTAGACCCTAGTTTCAAGCCATCAAGGATATCTTTGTTAGACAGAGGTTTTATTTATGTAATAGCTCACATTCGCGGGGGCGGTGAAATGGGGAGGCAGTGGTATGAAAATGGAAAGTtactgaagaaaaaaaatacattcacggattttatttcttctgcTGAATACTTGATCGAGAATAAATACTGTTCAAAGGAAAAACTATGCATTAATGGAAGAAGTGCTGGTGGTTTGCTTATTGGTGCTGTTATAAATATGAGGCCTGATTTGTTCAAAGCTGCAGTTGCTGGGGTACCTTTTGTAGATGTTCTAACGACCATGCTTGATCCCACAATTCCCCTTACAACTTCGGAGTGGGAG GAATGGGGTGACCCTAGGAAGGAGGAATTCTACTTTTACATGAAATCATATTCTCCGGTTGACAAT GTTAAGGCTCAAAATTATCCTGACATACTTGTTACTGCCGGCTTAAACG ATCCACGTGTCTTATATTCAGAACCGGCTAAGTTTGTGGCAAAATTAAGGGCTACGAAGACTGATAATAATCTTCTGCTTTTCAAATGTGAACTTGGTGCTGGACATTTTTCAAAATCAGGAAG ATTTGAGAAGCTTCAAGAGGATGCATTCACATACGCTTTTATACTGAAGTCTCTTAACATGATTCCAGCACTCGGAAATTGA
- the LOC103488784 gene encoding DNA damage-repair/toleration protein DRT100: MQFLKWVLLFLCFCDVLLGMSVAETTMTTVAAPVCAEEDRASLLSFKARIVQDTTDILASWTGMDCCNGDWEGVACGATGRVTSLELQRPVKNNEMFMKGTLSAALGNLRFLEVIVISGMKHISGSIPESITALPHLTQLVLEDNALGGAIPSSLGHLSSLQILSLSGNHLAGQIPPTIGNLNNLLQLNLARNSLSGPIPLTFKTFPSLQYFDLSSNKLSGAIPDHVGRFKNLTYIDLSNNQISGPIPISIFSLPKLLDLLLSNNKLTGTIPVQIEGLKSITTLSLSGNQLKGQIPASISKLQNLWNLNLSRNGLSDPLPTILSSNIPSLLTIDLSYNNFIFETVPDWIRNKQLSEVHLAGCGLKGALPIFRKPDSITSIDFSDNHFIDRISSFLTNMSSLQKLKLSNNQLKFNLSELKLPNVLSSLDLHSNQISGSLSNILNSKTSGFLEEIDVSKNQITGIFPELNSGLGLKVLNIGSNKITGHIPSSISNLGELIKLDISRNQIQGTIPMSIGSMVKLQWLDISINSLTGKIPNTLLAIERLRHANFRANRLCGKIPQGRPFNVFPAAAYAHNLCLCGTPLPPCRESEESKKKRKQ; encoded by the coding sequence ATGCAGTTTCTCAAATGGGTATTGCTTTTTCTCTGCTTCTGTGATGTCTTGCTGGGTATGTCGGTTGCAGAGACGACGATGACGACGGTGGCGGCTCCGGTTTGTGCAGAGGAAGATAGAGCTTCATTGTTGAGCTTCAAGGCGAGAATTGTGCAGGACACGACGGATATTCTAGCGTCGTGGACTGGGATGGATTGCTGTAACGGTGATTGGGAAGGTGTGGCGTGTGGCGCGACGGGACGAGTGACGAGCTTGGAGTTGCAAAGACCAGTGAAGAATAATGAGATGTTCATGAAGGGTACACTGTCTGCTGCTCTTGGGAATCTTCGTTTTCTTGAGGTAATTGTGATAAGTGGAATGAAGCATATCAGCGGTTCAATTCCTGAGAGTATCACAGCTTTGCCTCATTTAACTCAACTTGTTCTGGAAGACAATGCCCTTGGAGGGGCTATCCCTTCAAGTTTAGGTCATTTGTCTTCTCTTCAGATCCTCTCTTTGAGTGGCAACCATTTGGCAGGGCAGATTCCACCTACCATAGGAAACCTTAACAACCTTCTCCAGCTAAATTTAGCAAGAAATTCACTTTCTGGTCCAATCCCACTGACATTCAAGACCTTCCCTAGCTTACAGTACTTTGATCTCAGCTCCAACAAACTCTCTGGCGCCATCCCTGATCATGTGGGTCGGTTCAAAAACCTCACTTACATTGACCTCTCAAACAACCAAATTTCAGGGCCAATCCCCATCTCCATTTTCAGCTTGCCCAAGCTTTTGGACTTGTTATTAAGCAATAACAAACTCACAGGAACCATTCCAGTCCAAATTGAAGGCCTCAAATCCATTACCACTCTCTCTCTCAGTGGCAATCAACTTAAAGGTCAGATACCAGCTTCCATTTCAAAGCTTCAGAATCTATGGAACCTTAACTTATCAAGAAATGGGCTGTCAGATCCATTGCCAACCATTCTTTCAAGTAATATCCCTTCACTTTTGACAATAGATCTCTCTTATAACAACTTTATTTTTGAGACAGTTCCTGATTGGATCAGAAACAAGCAACTCTCAGAAGTGCATCTTGCTGGGTGTGGCCTTAAGGGAGCTCTCCCCATCTTCAGAAAACCTGATTCTATAACCTCCATAGACTTCTCAGACAATCACTTCATTGATAGGATTTCAAGTTTCTTGACAAACATGTCAAGCTTGCAAAAACTCAAGCTCTCAAACAACCAGCTGAAATTTAACCTCTCAGAACTCAAATTGCCAAATGTTCTCTCCTCTCTCGATCTTCACTCAAATCAAATTTCTGGGTCTCTCTCAAACATCTTAAACAGCAAAACCAGTGGATTTCTAGAGGAAATTGATGTATCAAAGAATCAAATTACCGGCATCTTCCCAGAGTTAAACTCTGGCTTGGGATTGAAGGTCCTCAACATAGGATCAAACAAAATCACCGGCCACATTCCAAGCTCAATCTCGAACCTGGGAGAGTTAATAAAGTTAGATATTTCAAGAAATCAAATACAAGGAACTATCCCCATGAGTATTGGATCAATGGTGAAGCTCCAATGGCTTGATATCTCCATTAATTCTCTCACAGGCAAAATACCAAACACTTTGTTGGCAATTGAACGGCTTCGACATGCGAACTTCAGAGCGAATAGATTGTGTGGAAAAATCCCACAAGGGAGGCCGTTCAATGTGTTTCCGGCCGCCGCTTATGCTCATAATCTGTGCCTTTGTGGGACGCCATTGCCGCCCTGTAGAGAATCAGAAGAAtcgaaaaagaagaggaagcaGTGA